A DNA window from Helianthus annuus cultivar XRQ/B chromosome 15, HanXRQr2.0-SUNRISE, whole genome shotgun sequence contains the following coding sequences:
- the LOC110877850 gene encoding GDSL esterase/lipase At5g45950, with amino-acid sequence MVFIKAFVVLLVVLVVHAKAIDVAQLRRIAAKNNVSCIYVFGDSSVDPGNNNNLMTDLKVNFLPYGKDFYDGRPTGRFTNGRLATDLIADALGHTKAIPAYLDPNLTNAKLVKGISFASGGSGYDDLTAQLSNVISLSKQLEYFREYKARLGRVVGKKRGRKIVTNSVFLLSMGTNDFLQNYYVEPTRSKQFTIDKYQDFLISAMTKYIKVMHAEGATRLAVVGMEPFGCSPLIRALRGTVKCDDEYNNAALSFNSKIKSLMATLGPSLAMKIFYVDIYGLIQDTIQNPKKYGFVETSKGCCGSGLDYGQGCKGLPTCANRSKYVYWDAVHFTEEMYKIISEEALKSLMKTLA; translated from the exons ATGGTATTCATAAAGGCTTTTGTTGTACTCTTGGTTGTGCTGGTTGTACATGCAAAAGCTATAGACGTAGCACAACTAAGGCGTATTGCAGCCAAGAACAATGTGTCCTGCATTTACGTGTTTGGTGACTCTAGTGTCGATCCTGGTAACAACAATAACCTTATGACGGACCTAAAGGTTAACTTCTTGCCTTACGGTAAAGACTTCTACGACGGTCGACCCACCGGTCGGTTTACTAACGGAAGACTTGCCACTGATCTCATTG CGGATGCATTGGGTCACACGAAAGCTATACCCGCATATCTTGATCCAAATTTGACGAATGCGAAACTTGTTAAGGGTATTAGTTTTGCATCAGGCGGTTCTGGTTACGATGATCTTACAGCGCAGCTCTCG aatgtgATATCACTATCAAAGCAACTGGAGTATTTTCGGGAATACAAGGCAAGGCTAGGAAGGGTGGTGGGAAAGAAAAGAGGTCGAAAAATCGTCACAAATAGTGTGTTTTTACTGAGCATGGGTACTAATGACTTCCTACAAAACTATTATGTGGAGCCTACACGTTCTAAGCAATTCACCATAGACAAGTATCAAGATTTCTTGATTTCTGCCATGACCAAATACATCAAG GTAATGCATGCTGAAGGAGCAACGCGATTGGCGGTGGTGGGAATGGAACCATTTGGATGCTCTCCACTCATTAGAGCGCTGAGAGGCACAGTCAAGTGCGATGATGAGTACAACAACGCGGCTCTTTCCTTTAACTCCAAGATTAAATCCCTCATGGCTACCCTTGGACCATCATTAGCGATGAAAATTTTCTACGTAGACATTTATGGACTCATACAGGACACGATTCAAAACCCGAAAAAATATG GTTTTGTGGAGACATCAAAGGGCTGTTGTGGATCAGGATTAGACTATGGGCAAGGCTGTAAAGGTTTGCCTACTTGTGCTAACAGAAGCAAATATGTTTACTGGGATGCTGTTCATTTTACTGAGGAAATGTATAAAATTATATCTGAAGAAGCCCTCAAATCTCTTATGAAGACTCTTGCCTAA
- the LOC110919798 gene encoding uncharacterized protein LOC110919798: protein MDVSEDLLLDGENQDMEDDIVDVEHDVPVIVADPVLEPYFVDVPHIPAVVHQANQYELTWCPSFRFRFPKAFAANVDMSVLDEMVVQTEDGFSMTLEIRQETARWKMLQAGLENGAQFLLRYYRDQNTLRILNPNP, encoded by the exons ATGGATGTTAGTGAAGATTTGTTATTAGACGGCGAAAATCAAGACATGGAAGATGACATTGTAGACGTTGAACATGATGTGCCAGTCATTGTAGCGGATCCTGTGTTGGAACCATACTTTGTTGACGTTCCACATATTCCGGCCGTTGTTCATCAAGCCAACCAATACGAACTAACATGGTGTCCATCTTTTCGTTTT CGGTTCCCAAAGGCATTTGCAGCAAATGTAGATATGTCTGTCCTTGATGAGATGGTAGTTCAAACTGAAGACGGGTTTTCAATGACACTAGAGATCCGGCAAGAAACGGCACGTTGGAAAATGCTGCAGGCTGGGTTGGAAAATGGAGCTCAGTTTTTGCTGCGATATTATAGGGATCAAAACACGTTGCGAATTCTTAATCCGAACCCCTAG